From the Hevea brasiliensis isolate MT/VB/25A 57/8 chromosome 15, ASM3005281v1, whole genome shotgun sequence genome, one window contains:
- the LOC110650069 gene encoding metalloendoproteinase 3-MMP-like, whose translation MASKAFPIFFFTLIVLISLIPHAALANSNDEKSSPFDFLKHLEGCHKGDKLKGIHELKTYLEHFGYLNYKNQSQANNDDFDNLLESALKTYQLNYHLKVTGSLDSQTVSKMMMPRCGVPDIVNGTTRMTSGKKNQRHSSTSFHTVSHYTFFRGSPKWPASKYSLTYGFLPRTPSRAMDPVARAFQTWAANTHFRFARVQDYTTADIKIGFHRGNHGDGSSFDGRGGILAHAFAPQDGRFHYDADETWAVGATQGAYDLETVALHEIGHLLGLGHSSVEGAIMFSSISSGSTKGLHSDDIQGIRALYNV comes from the coding sequence ATGGCTTCCAAAGCTTTTCCCATCTTCTTTTTCACTCTCATTGTGCTCATATCCCTCATTCCTCATGCAGCTTTAGCAAACTCTAATGATGAAAAATCATCTCCATTTGATTTCCTTAAGCATCTTGAAGGATGTCATAAGGGTGACAAGCTCAAAGGCATCCACGAGCTCAAAACCTACCTCGAACATTTTGGTTACTTGAACTATAAAAACCAGTCTCAAGCCAATAATGATGATTTTGACAACCTGTTAGAGTCTGCTCTTAAAACATACCAGCTTAATTACCATTTGAAGGTCACTGGATCCTTGGATTCCCAAACTGTGTCCAAGATGATGATGCCTCGATGTGGGGTGCCAGACATCGTCAATGGCACCACTCGGATGACTTCCGGCAAGAAAAACCAACGCCATAGCTCTACCTCTTTCCATACAGTCTCTCACTATACATTCTTTCGGGGAAGTCCCAAATGGCCAGCTTCTAAGTACAGTCTTACCTATGGGTTTCTTCCCCGAACCCCATCCCGAGCCATGGATCCTGTTGCTAGAGCTTTCCAAACATGGGCTGCCAACACACATTTCAGGTTCGCGAGGGTACAAGATTATACAACTGCCGATATCAAAATCGGGTTTCACAGAGGTAACCATGGGGATGGGAGTTCTTTCGATGGACGTGGTGGAATTCTGGCTCATGCTTTTGCACCACAAGATGGACGATTCCACTATGATGCAGATGAGACATGGGCAGTGGGTGCAACCCAAGGTGCATACGACTTGGAGACTGTTGCCTTGCATGAGATAGGGCACCTACTTGGTCTTGGGCATAGCTCAGTGGAAGGAGCTATTATGTTCTCGAGTATTTCTTCTGGATCAACTAAGGGTCTCCATAGTGATGATATCCAAGGGATTCGTGCTCTATATAACGTTTGA
- the LOC110650068 gene encoding metalloendoproteinase 3-MMP codes for MASKAFPIFFFTLIVLISLIPHAALANSNDEKSSPFDFLKHLEGCHKGDKLKGIHELKAYLEHFGYLNYKNQSQANNDDFDDLLDSALKTYQLNYHLKVTGSLDSQTVSKMMMPRCGVPDIVNGTTRMTSGKKNQRHSSTSFHTVSHYTFFRGSPKWPASKYSLTYGFLPRTPSRAMDPVARAFQTWAANTHFRFARVQDYTTADIKIGFHRANHGDGNSFDGRGGILAHAFAPQDGRFHYDADETWAVGATQGAYDLETVALHEIGHLLGLGHSSVEGAIMFASISSGSTKGLHSDDIQGIRALYNV; via the coding sequence atggcttctaaagcttttcccatCTTCTTTTTCACTCTCATTGTGCTCATATCCCTCATTCCTCATGCAGCTTTAGCAAACTCTAATGATGAAAAATCATCTCCATTTGATTTCCTTAAGCATCTTGAAGGATGTCATAAGGGTGACAAGCTCAAAGGCATCCACGAGCTCAAAGCCTACCTCGAACATTTTGGTTACTTGAACTATAAAAACCAGTCTCAAGCCAATAATGATGATTTTGACGACCTGTTAGACTCTGCTCTTAAAACATACCAGCTTAATTACCATTTAAAGGTCACTGGATCCTTGGATTCCCAAACTGTGTCCAAGATGATGATGCCTCGATGTGGGGTGCCAGACATCGTCAATGGCACCACTCGGATGACTTCCGGCAAGAAAAACCAACGCCATAGCTCTACCTCTTTCCATACAGTCTCTCACTATACATTCTTTCGGGGAAGTCCCAAATGGCCAGCTTCTAAGTACAGTCTTACCTATGGGTTTCTTCCCCGAACCCCATCCCGAGCCATGGATCCTGTTGCTAGAGCTTTCCAAACATGGGCTGCCAACACACATTTCAGGTTCGCGAGGGTACAAGATTATACAACTGCCGATATCAAAATCGGGTTTCACAGAGCTAACCATGGGGATGGGAATTCTTTCGATGGACGTGGTGGAATTCTGGCTCATGCTTTTGCACCACAAGATGGACGATTCCACTATGATGCAGATGAGACATGGGCAGTGGGTGCAACCCAAGGTGCATACGACTTGGAGACTGTTGCCTTGCATGAGATAGGGCACCTACTTGGTCTTGGGCATAGCTCAGTGGAAGGAGCTATTATGTTCGCGAGTATTTCTTCTGGATCAACTAAGGGTCTCCATAGTGATGATATCCAAGGGATTCGTGCTCTATATAACGTTTGA